The Danio rerio strain Tuebingen ecotype United States chromosome 1, GRCz12tu, whole genome shotgun sequence genome includes a region encoding these proteins:
- the si:ch211-93g23.2 gene encoding uncharacterized protein LOC100005086 (The RefSeq protein has 1 substitution compared to this genomic sequence), which yields MAQRHFEGKDHVESYQRHRVSPPQELIDEVLNFLRKRINTDLDLAVDVGCGSGQGTELLAPYFLTVVGTDISPAQLKIASDKDHPANICYRESPAEDLPFEDSIADLVSSMSAAHWFDHPRFLQEVDRILKPGGCLALLSYTMDFELEYGESTSKLNNICEEFYAALHPFRKAYIGSSSLQVYKNIYDSISYADKEWHECLKSRRIMPLSKFIGLVETFSTYQGFLEKDPVKAKKLSKTITDRLLEAMGASSTDTELTVIVKYFYILASKPRKS from the exons ATGGCTCAGAGACATTTTGAGGGAAAAGATCATGTTGAATCCTACCAGCGACACCGGGTTTCTCCTCCTCAGGAACTCATAGACGAAGTGCTAAACTTCCTACGAAAAAGA ATCAATACGGATCTGGATCTGGCTGTGGATGTAGGCTGTGGGTCAGGACAGGGCACTGAGCTCCTCGCCCCGTACTTCTTGACTGTGGTCGGGACAGACATCAGTCCAGCTCAGCTGAAGATCGCCAGTGACAAAGATCATCCAGCAAATATATGTTACAG AGAGAGCCCCGCTGAAGATCTGCCGTTTGAGGACAGTATCGCTGACTTGGTCTCCTCCATGTCCGCTGCTCACTGGTTTGACCATCCTCGTTTTCTGCAGGAGGTGGACAGGATTCTGAAGCCCGGCGGCTGCCTCGCTCTGCTCAGCTACACCATGGACTTTGAGCTGGAATATGGAGAAAGCACCTCAAAACTCAATAAAATCTGTGAAGAG TTCTATGCAGCCCTGCATCCTTTTAGGAAAGCTTATATTGGGTCCAGTTCCCTCCAAGTCTACAAGAACATCTACGATTCTATTTCATATGCAGATAAAGAGtg GCATGAATGTCTGAAGAGTAGGAGGATTATGCCATTGTCAAAGTTCATTGGCTTGGTTGAAACTTTCTCTACTTATCAAGGTTTCCTGGAAAAGGATCCTGTTAAGGCCAAGAAACTGTCAAAGACCATCACTGACAg gttgttGGAAGCAATGGGAGCCTCGTCGACTGACACAGAATTAACAGTgatagtaaaatatttttatatattagccTCTAAACCGCGTAAATCCTGA
- the si:ch211-93g23.2 gene encoding uncharacterized protein isoform X2 — MLQEVDRILKPGGCLALLSYTMDFELEYGESTSKLNKICEEFYAALHPFRKAYIGSSSLQVYKNIYDSISYADKEWHECLKSRRIMPLSKFIGLVETFSTYQGFLEKDPVKAKKLSKTITDRLLEAMGASSTDTELTVIVKYFYILASKPRKS; from the exons ATGTTACAG GAGGTGGACAGGATTCTGAAGCCCGGCGGCTGCCTCGCTCTGCTCAGCTACACCATGGACTTTGAGCTGGAATATGGAGAAAGCACCTCAAAACTCAATAAAATCTGTGAAGAG TTCTATGCAGCCCTGCATCCTTTTAGGAAAGCTTATATTGGGTCCAGTTCCCTCCAAGTCTACAAGAACATCTACGATTCTATTTCATATGCAGATAAAGAGtg GCATGAATGTCTGAAGAGTAGGAGGATTATGCCATTGTCAAAGTTCATTGGCTTGGTTGAAACTTTCTCTACTTATCAAGGTTTCCTGGAAAAGGATCCTGTTAAGGCCAAGAAACTGTCAAAGACCATCACTGACAg gttgttGGAAGCAATGGGAGCCTCGTCGACTGACACAGAATTAACAGTgatagtaaaatatttttatatattagccTCTAAACCGCGTAAATCCTGA
- the si:ch211-93g23.2 gene encoding uncharacterized protein isoform X1, with amino-acid sequence MSAAHWFDHPRFLQEVDRILKPGGCLALLSYTMDFELEYGESTSKLNKICEEFYAALHPFRKAYIGSSSLQVYKNIYDSISYADKEWHECLKSRRIMPLSKFIGLVETFSTYQGFLEKDPVKAKKLSKTITDRLLEAMGASSTDTELTVIVKYFYILASKPRKS; translated from the exons ATGTCCGCTGCTCACTGGTTTGACCATCCTCGTTTTCTGCAGGAGGTGGACAGGATTCTGAAGCCCGGCGGCTGCCTCGCTCTGCTCAGCTACACCATGGACTTTGAGCTGGAATATGGAGAAAGCACCTCAAAACTCAATAAAATCTGTGAAGAG TTCTATGCAGCCCTGCATCCTTTTAGGAAAGCTTATATTGGGTCCAGTTCCCTCCAAGTCTACAAGAACATCTACGATTCTATTTCATATGCAGATAAAGAGtg GCATGAATGTCTGAAGAGTAGGAGGATTATGCCATTGTCAAAGTTCATTGGCTTGGTTGAAACTTTCTCTACTTATCAAGGTTTCCTGGAAAAGGATCCTGTTAAGGCCAAGAAACTGTCAAAGACCATCACTGACAg gttgttGGAAGCAATGGGAGCCTCGTCGACTGACACAGAATTAACAGTgatagtaaaatatttttatatattagccTCTAAACCGCGTAAATCCTGA
- the ube2f gene encoding NEDD8-conjugating enzyme UBE2F, protein MLTLASKLKREEGVRAGRTPAGSNDAAHRVSIRDRLLIKEVAELEANLPSTCKVTFPDENKLCHFQLAISPDEGYYLGGKFQFEIEVPEAYNMVPPKVKCLTRIWHPNIAETGEICLSLLREHSIDGTGWAPTRTLKDVVWGLNSLFTDLLNFDDPLNIDAAEHHLRDKEDFRNKVQDFIKNYAR, encoded by the exons ATGCTGACGTTAGCCAGTAAGCTGAAGAGGGAGGAGGGCGTAAGGGCCGGCCGGACCCCTGCAGGCTCTAACGATGCCGCTCATAGAGTGTCCATCAGAGATCGACTGCTCATCAAAG AGGTTGCAGAACTTGAGGCCAACCTTCCAA GTACATGTAAAGTTACGTTTCCTGATGAAAACAAACTCTGTCACTTCCAGTTGGCCATTTCTCCAG ATGAAGGCTATTACCTTGGTGGAAAGTTTCAGTTTGAGATCGAAGTTCCTGAAGCCTATAATATGGTG CCTCCCAAAGTGAAGTGCTTGACTAGAATATGGCACCCGAACATTGCAGAAACGGGCGAGATTTGTCTGAG TTTATTGCGAGAGCATTCAATTGATGGTACTGGATGGGCACCCACTCGTACTctaaag GATGTAGTATGGGGACTGAATTCACTCTTCACT GATCTTCTTAACTTTGATGACCCACTGAATATAGATGCAGCAGAGCATCATTTACGAGATAAG GAGGATTTCAGGAACAAAGTTCAGGACTTCATCAAAAACTATGCAAGATGA